The Quadrisphaera sp. RL12-1S genomic interval GCGAACGCCACGACCGGGGTGGTGTTGAGCACCACGGCCAGCGGCAGCACGGCGCGCGCGAGCAGCGGCACCTCGCTGAGCACCACCGCCAGCACAGCCGCCAGCACCCCGCCGAGCAGCACCCCCAGCAGCGCCGTCGACAGCGTGGTCCAGGCGTCCGCCAGGTAGGTGCCGCCGGAGCCCACCAGCTCGGCCACCACGTCGCCGGGCAGCGGCAGCAGGTAGGTCTGCCCCTGCGCCACGAGGTGGGCGGCCACGAGCTGCCACACCAGCGCGAGCAGCACCAGCGCCACCACCGCGGGTGCCCAGGTGGCGGGCCGCCACCAGCGGCTCACGACGCCTCCGGCGAGCGACCGGCCGACCAGGCCGCGGCGAGCTCGCGGCGCAGCCGGTCCTCCACCGCGTGCATCGCGGGACCGCCGAGGTCGGCCCCGGCCCGCGGGCGCGGCAGACCCACGTCCACCACGTCCACCACGCGGCCGGGCGGGCCCGCCATGACCACCACCGTGTCCGACAGGACCACGGCCTCGCGCACGGAGTGCGTCACGAAGAGCACGGTGGTGCGCACGTGCTCCCACAGCGCGAGCAGCTGGCGCCGCAGCGCCTCGCGGGTGATCTCGTCGACGGCGCTGAAGGGCTCGTCCAGCAGCAGCACCCGCGGCCGCATCGCCACCGCGCGGGCCAGGGCCACGCGCTGCTGCATGCCGCCGGACAGCTCGTGCGGGTACGCCTCCAGGACCGCGCCGAGGCCCACCTCGCGCAGCACCTCCACGGCGTCGCCGCGCTCGGCGGTCTCCCCGTCGCGGCGCCGGCGCCGGTCCGCGGCGCGGTTGACGCGCCGTGGCAGCTCGACGTTGCCGCGCACGGTCAGCCACGGCAGCAGCGCGGGGGTCTGCGGCACCAGCCCGATCTCCTTGTCCGCCGCGGCGACACCGGGTGGGCGTCCGCAGACCAGCACCTCGCCGTCGTCGGGGTCCTCCAGGCCGGCGACGGCGCGCAGCAGCGTCGACTTCCCGCAGCCGCTGGGGCCGATGACGCTGGTGAAGCTGCCCTCGGGCACGTGCAGGTCGAGGCCGGCCACCGCCTGGACCACACCGCGGCCCGCGGCGCCCGGGTAGGAGCGCCGCAGGCCGCGGACGTCGATCACGGGTGGTGCGAGCGCCGGGTCAGGCGCTGGTGACGAGCGCGGTCTCGGCCGGGCTCGCCTGCGCGCCGTGGCGCGGGAGCACGCGCACGGTGTAGCCGAAGGCACCCGAGCGCCGCAGCACCACGGTGCCGGAGAACAGGTGCCGGCCCTCCTCGTAGCTCTCCTCGAGCGCCAGCGCCGCGGTGGAGGTCTCCACCAGCTCGTCGTCGACGTCGACGCGCCCGTGCACCACCTGGACCTCGACGTCGGACGGCGAGAGCTGGCCGAGCGAGACGTACGCGGCCACCCGCACCTCGTCACCGACCTCCGGGGAGTCGCTGACGCCCCCGGACTCGACGTGGTCGACGCGCACGCCGCCCCAGGTCGCGCGGACGCGGCCCTTCCAGGCCGCGAGGTCGCGCGCCCCGGCGAAGTCACCGGCGGCGAGCGCTGCGCCGGAGGTGGCCGCGGGCACGTAGAGGGTGTTCACGTAGTCCTGCACCATCCGGGTGGCCTGCACCTTCGGCGCCAGGGTGCCGAGGGTGTGGCGGACCATCTCCAGCCAGCGGCCGGGCAGGCCGTCGGCGTCGCGGTCGTAGAAGCGCGGCGCCACCTGGTTCTCGATGAGGTCGTAGAGCGCCGCGGCCTCCAGGTCGTCGCGGCGGTCGGGGTCCTCGACGCCGTCGGCGGTGGGGATCGCCCAGCCGTTCTCGCCGTCGAACCACTCGTCCCACCAGCCGTCGAGGATCGACAGGTTGAGACCGCCGTTGAGGGCGGCCTTCATGCCGGAGGTCCCGCAGGCCTCGAGGGGGCGCAGCGGGTTGTTGAGCCAGACGTCCACGCCCGGGTACATGGTCTGCGCCATGCGGATGTCGTAGTTGGGCAGGACGACGATGCGGTGCCGCACGCCGGCGTCGTCGGCGAACTGGACCATGCGCTGCAGGAGCCGCTTGCCGGAGTCGTCGGCGGGGTGGCTCTTGCCGGCGATGACCAGCTGGACCGGGCGGGTCGGGTGCGTGAGCAGCGCCGTGAGGCGCTCCGGGTCGCGCAGCATGAGCGTGAGGCGCTTGTACGTGGGCACGCGCCGCGCGAAGCCGATGGTCAGCACCTCGGGGTCGAGCACGTCGCCGACCCAGCTGAGCTCGGCCGGGGACGCACCGCGGCGCAGCCAGGAGGAGCGCACGCGGCGGCGGGCGTCGGCCACGAGCTGCGCGCGCAGCTCGCCGCGCAGCGACCACAGGGCCGCGCCGTCCAGGGAGGCGGCGCCGCCGGACTGGTTCGAGGCGTCCTCCCCGCCGCCGGAGGCGGCCAGCAGCTCCACGACCTTGCGGTCCACCCAGGTCGGCGCGTGCACGCCGTTGGTGATGGACGTGATCGGGGTCTCGTCGGCGTCGAAGCCCGGCCAGAGGCCGGAGAACATGCCGCGGGAGACCTCGCCGTGCAGGGCGGACACGCCGTTGGCCCGCTGGGCCAGGCGGAAGCCCATGACGGCCATGTTGAACACCGATGGGTCCCCGCCGGCGTAGTCCTCGGCGCCGAGGGCGAGCACGCGGTCGAGCGGGACGTCGCCGAGGAAGCCGGAGCCCCCCAGGTGCTCGGACACCGCGTCGCGCCCGAACCTGTCGATGCCCGCGGGCACGGGGGTGTGGGTGGTGAACACGGTGGCGGCGCGGACGGCCTCGACCGCCTCGTCGAAGGTGAGGCCCTGGGCCGTGAGCTCGCGGATGCGCTCCACGCCGAGGAACCCGGCGTGCCCCTCGTTGGTGTGGTAGATCGCCGGCTCCGGGGCGCCGGACAGCCTCGACCAGAGGCGCAGGGCGCGCACGCCCCCGGCACCGAGCAGCAGCTCCTGCTGCAGGCGGTGGTCGCCGCCGCCGCCGTAGAGGCGGTCGGTGACGTTCGCGGCGGCCTCGTCGTTGCCGGTGACGTCCGAGTCGAGCAGGAGCAGCGGGACGCGGCCGACGTCGGCCTTCCACACGTGCGCCAGCAGGGTGCGGCCGTGCGGGAGGGGCAGGGAGATGACGGCGGGCGTGCCGTCCTCCTCGCGCAGCTGCGTCAGGGGCAGCCCGTCGGGGTCGGAGACGGGGTAGGTCTCGGTCTGCCAGCCGTCCCGCGTGAAGGCCTGCTTGAAGTAGCCGGCCTTGTAGAGCAGCCCCACGCCGACGATCGGGACGCCGAGGTCGGAGGCGGCCTTGAGGTGGTCACCGGCGAGGATGCCGAGCCCGCCGGAGTACTGGGGCAGCACCGAGGTGATGCCGAACTCCGGGGAGAAGTAGGCGATGGCGGCAGGTCCGCCCTGGGGGGCGACCTCCTGCTGGTACCAGCGCTCGCCCGTGAGGTAGGCCCGCAGGTCCTGCGCGGCGGCCTCCACGGCAGCCACCACGGAGCGGTCGGCGGCGAGCTCGGCCAGGCGCTCGGGCGACAGCGCTCCGAGCAGCGCGACGGGGTCGTGGCGCAGGGACTCCCACGTCTGCGGGTCCAGGCTCGCGAAGAGGTCCTGCGTCGGGGGGTGCCAGGACCAGCGCAGGTTGGTGGCCAGCTCCCCCAGGGGCGCCAGCGCCTCCGGCAGGGCGGTGCGGACGGTGAACCGTCGGATCGCTCTCACAGCCGCCGAACCTATGCCAGCGCGGGCGGGGTCTGCGAGGGGTGATCAGGCGGGGTCCCGGTCGGTGCCCCCCGAGGGGGGGAGCGCATCGGCCCGGGCGGACCCGCGGGCGCCCGGGATCTCGGGTGTCGGTGGGCTGGGCGCCTCGATAGGTTCGCCGTCGTGACCGCTGAGTCCTCCGTCGACGCCCCGGCCGACACCGCGGCGCGCCCGCAGCCGCCCCGGGAGCCGCTCATCGGCCCCTCCCCCAGCGGGCTCGGGCGCATCCCCGTCATCGACACCAGCCCGTCGGTCGACGGCGGCCGGTGGGCCGCCAAGGCGGTGGCGGGCGAGGCGGTGCCGGTGCGCGCCACGGTCTTCCGCGAGGGCCACGACGCCGTGAGCGCCTCCGCGGTGCTCGCCCGGCCCGACGGCTCGGTCCGCACCCGGGCCACCATGACCCCGCTCGCCCCGGGCACGGACCGCTGGGAGGCGTGGGTGGTCCCCGACGCCCCCGGCGACTGGACGTTCTGGGTGGAGGGCTGGAGCGACCCGTACGGCACCTGGGACCACGACGCCACCATCAAGGTGCGCGCCGGGGTGGACGTCGAGCTCATGCTCGTCGAGGGCGCGATCCTCCTGGAGCGGGCCGCCGCCCGCGACGGGCTGCCCGAGCACGTGGTGCACACGCTGCACGGCGCGGCCTGGGCGCTGCGCGACACCGGCCGCCCGGCGGAGGTCCGCCTGGCCGCCGGCACCGCCGAGGAGGTCAAGGCGGTGCTCGCCGAGCACCCCCTGCGCGACATGGTCTCCCCCGGCCCCGTGATGCAGCTGCGCGTGGAGCGCGAGCGCGCCCTGGTGGGTGCCTGGTACGAGGTCTTCCCCCGCTCCGAGGGCGCCTGGCGCGACGAGGACGGCGCATGGCGCAGCGGCACGCTGCGCACCGCGACCACCGCCGTCGACAGGGCCAAGTCGATGGGCTTCGACGTCATCTACCTCACGCCGATCCACCCGATCGGCACCACCAACCGCAAGGGCCGCAACAACACCCTGGTCGCCGAGCCGGGAGACCCGGGCTCGCCGTACGGCATCGGCTCCGAGGCCGGCGGTCACGACGCGATCCACCCCGACCTGGGCACCTTCGACGACTTCGACCACTTCGTGCGGTACGCGAACGACCGCGGCCTGGAGGTGGCGCTCGACATCGCGCTGCAGGCCTCCCCCGACCACCCGTGGGTGCGCGAGCACCCGGAGTGGTTCACGCGCCGCTCCGACGGCTCCATCGCCTACGCCGAGAACCCGCCCAAGAAGTACCAGGACATCTACCCGGTCAACTTCGACGACGACCCCGAGGGCATCTACGCCGAGGTCCTGCGGGTCGTGCTGCTGTGGGTCGAGCACGGCGTGAAGCTCTTCCGGGTCGACAACCCCCACACCAAGTCCGTGGTGTTCTGGGAGTGGCTCATCGCGAAGGTCCGCGAGGTGGACCCTGACGTGCTGTTCCTGTCCGAGGCCTTCACCAAGCCGGCCATGATGCGCGCTCTGGCCAAGGTGGGCTTCGCCCAGAGCTACACCTACTACGCGTGGCGCAACACCCGCGCCCAGCTCACCGACTACCTGCTCGAGCTCACCACCGGCGGCGACGAGCCCGGTGACGGCGACGCCGCCCACGGCGGCACCGCCGACTACCTGCGGCCCAGCTTCTGGCCCACCACGCACGACATCCTCACGCCGTACATGCAGTACGGCGGCCCGGCCGCCCACGCGCTGCGCGCCGTCATCGCCGCCACCGCCGTGCCCACGTACGGCATCTACTCCGGCTACGAGCTGGTGGAGAACGTGGCGCGCCCCGGCGCCGAGGAGCACAACGACAACGAGAAGTACGAGTACAAGCAG includes:
- a CDS encoding ABC transporter ATP-binding protein; its protein translation is MIDVRGLRRSYPGAAGRGVVQAVAGLDLHVPEGSFTSVIGPSGCGKSTLLRAVAGLEDPDDGEVLVCGRPPGVAAADKEIGLVPQTPALLPWLTVRGNVELPRRVNRAADRRRRRDGETAERGDAVEVLREVGLGAVLEAYPHELSGGMQQRVALARAVAMRPRVLLLDEPFSAVDEITREALRRQLLALWEHVRTTVLFVTHSVREAVVLSDTVVVMAGPPGRVVDVVDVGLPRPRAGADLGGPAMHAVEDRLRRELAAAWSAGRSPEAS
- the glgP gene encoding alpha-glucan family phosphorylase; the encoded protein is MRAIRRFTVRTALPEALAPLGELATNLRWSWHPPTQDLFASLDPQTWESLRHDPVALLGALSPERLAELAADRSVVAAVEAAAQDLRAYLTGERWYQQEVAPQGGPAAIAYFSPEFGITSVLPQYSGGLGILAGDHLKAASDLGVPIVGVGLLYKAGYFKQAFTRDGWQTETYPVSDPDGLPLTQLREEDGTPAVISLPLPHGRTLLAHVWKADVGRVPLLLLDSDVTGNDEAAANVTDRLYGGGGDHRLQQELLLGAGGVRALRLWSRLSGAPEPAIYHTNEGHAGFLGVERIRELTAQGLTFDEAVEAVRAATVFTTHTPVPAGIDRFGRDAVSEHLGGSGFLGDVPLDRVLALGAEDYAGGDPSVFNMAVMGFRLAQRANGVSALHGEVSRGMFSGLWPGFDADETPITSITNGVHAPTWVDRKVVELLAASGGGEDASNQSGGAASLDGAALWSLRGELRAQLVADARRRVRSSWLRRGASPAELSWVGDVLDPEVLTIGFARRVPTYKRLTLMLRDPERLTALLTHPTRPVQLVIAGKSHPADDSGKRLLQRMVQFADDAGVRHRIVVLPNYDIRMAQTMYPGVDVWLNNPLRPLEACGTSGMKAALNGGLNLSILDGWWDEWFDGENGWAIPTADGVEDPDRRDDLEAAALYDLIENQVAPRFYDRDADGLPGRWLEMVRHTLGTLAPKVQATRMVQDYVNTLYVPAATSGAALAAGDFAGARDLAAWKGRVRATWGGVRVDHVESGGVSDSPEVGDEVRVAAYVSLGQLSPSDVEVQVVHGRVDVDDELVETSTAALALEESYEEGRHLFSGTVVLRRSGAFGYTVRVLPRHGAQASPAETALVTSA
- a CDS encoding alpha-1,4-glucan--maltose-1-phosphate maltosyltransferase, with product MTAESSVDAPADTAARPQPPREPLIGPSPSGLGRIPVIDTSPSVDGGRWAAKAVAGEAVPVRATVFREGHDAVSASAVLARPDGSVRTRATMTPLAPGTDRWEAWVVPDAPGDWTFWVEGWSDPYGTWDHDATIKVRAGVDVELMLVEGAILLERAAARDGLPEHVVHTLHGAAWALRDTGRPAEVRLAAGTAEEVKAVLAEHPLRDMVSPGPVMQLRVERERALVGAWYEVFPRSEGAWRDEDGAWRSGTLRTATTAVDRAKSMGFDVIYLTPIHPIGTTNRKGRNNTLVAEPGDPGSPYGIGSEAGGHDAIHPDLGTFDDFDHFVRYANDRGLEVALDIALQASPDHPWVREHPEWFTRRSDGSIAYAENPPKKYQDIYPVNFDDDPEGIYAEVLRVVLLWVEHGVKLFRVDNPHTKSVVFWEWLIAKVREVDPDVLFLSEAFTKPAMMRALAKVGFAQSYTYYAWRNTRAQLTDYLLELTTGGDEPGDGDAAHGGTADYLRPSFWPTTHDILTPYMQYGGPAAHALRAVIAATAVPTYGIYSGYELVENVARPGAEEHNDNEKYEYKQRDWDGAAASGRSLAPLLAKLNYARHHHPALQRLRGLSFHTADDDDVLVYSRRVPAEQSPTGAEDVVLVVVNLDPHSTRETTVHLDMAALGLASWDPFTARDLVSGDSWTWWENTYVKLGPDTSPFHVVSVTRVAEGGAA